A section of the Flavobacterium ardleyense genome encodes:
- the thrS gene encoding threonine--tRNA ligase, which translates to MIKITLPDGTVKDFEQNVTPMEVAKSISEGFARNVISASFNDTTVETETPLTTDGSLVLYTWNDAAGKKAFWHSSSHVLAEALQDLFPGIKLSIGPAIENGFYYDVDFGENSISDKDFKAIEDRFLAIAREKHEFTMRSATKAEALEMYEKEENPYKVELISNLEDGTITFCDHSKFTDLCRGGHIPNTGIIKAMKVMSVAGAYWRGDEKNKQLTRVYGVSFPKQKDLTEYLHLLEEAKKRDHRKLGKELELFAFSQKVGQGLPLWLPKGAALRDRLEQFLKKAQKKGGYEQVVTPHIGNKELYVTSGHYEKYGADSFQPITTPTEGEVFLLKPMNCPHHCEIYNVRPWSYKDLPKRYAEFGTVYRYEQSGELHGLTRVRGFTQDDAHIFCTPEQLDDEFKKVIDLVLYVFGSLGFENFTAQISLRDKENREKYIGSDENWEKAENAIISAAKDKNLTTMIEYGEAAFYGPKLDFMVKDALGRQWQLGTIQVDYNLPERFDLTYKGSDDQLHRPVMIHRAPFGSMERFIAILLEHTAGNFPLWLMPEQAIILSLSEKYEKYAKIVSESLENHEIRAILDNRNETIGKKIRDAEVQKYPFMLIVGEDEQSNGTVSVRRHGQEGKGNQTLKIEEFIQLVNEEVAKTLKVFNV; encoded by the coding sequence ATGATAAAGATTACGCTGCCCGACGGAACGGTTAAAGATTTTGAACAGAATGTAACTCCTATGGAGGTTGCGAAAAGTATTAGTGAAGGTTTTGCTAGAAATGTGATTTCGGCATCCTTTAATGACACCACTGTAGAAACCGAGACCCCACTAACGACGGACGGAAGTCTTGTTCTATACACCTGGAATGACGCAGCGGGGAAGAAGGCTTTTTGGCACTCTTCGTCTCACGTTCTTGCCGAAGCGCTTCAAGACTTGTTTCCTGGAATTAAACTTTCGATAGGACCTGCGATTGAAAACGGGTTTTATTATGATGTTGATTTTGGCGAAAATTCGATAAGCGACAAGGATTTTAAAGCAATTGAAGATCGTTTTCTAGCCATTGCTCGCGAAAAGCATGAATTTACAATGCGTTCTGCTACAAAGGCAGAGGCTTTGGAGATGTATGAGAAGGAGGAAAATCCGTATAAAGTAGAGCTTATTTCGAATCTTGAAGACGGAACAATCACTTTTTGTGATCACTCGAAATTCACAGATTTATGTCGCGGTGGGCATATTCCAAACACTGGAATCATCAAAGCGATGAAAGTTATGAGCGTGGCTGGAGCATACTGGCGCGGAGATGAAAAAAATAAGCAATTAACGCGGGTTTATGGTGTTTCGTTTCCGAAGCAAAAAGACTTGACGGAATATTTGCATTTGCTTGAAGAGGCTAAAAAACGTGACCATAGAAAATTAGGTAAGGAATTGGAACTTTTTGCTTTTTCGCAAAAAGTTGGTCAAGGACTTCCATTGTGGTTGCCAAAAGGCGCTGCACTTAGAGATCGTCTTGAGCAATTTTTGAAGAAAGCTCAGAAAAAAGGTGGATATGAGCAGGTGGTTACGCCTCATATTGGAAATAAAGAATTATACGTGACATCGGGTCATTACGAAAAATATGGTGCAGATAGTTTTCAGCCGATTACTACTCCTACTGAAGGGGAAGTGTTTTTGTTGAAGCCAATGAACTGCCCTCATCACTGTGAAATTTATAACGTACGCCCGTGGTCTTATAAAGATCTGCCGAAGCGTTATGCTGAATTTGGTACTGTTTATAGATACGAACAATCAGGTGAGCTTCACGGCTTGACTCGTGTACGTGGATTTACTCAGGATGATGCACATATCTTTTGTACTCCAGAACAACTTGATGATGAATTTAAAAAAGTGATTGATCTAGTTCTCTATGTATTTGGATCTTTAGGATTTGAGAATTTTACTGCTCAAATATCATTGAGAGACAAAGAGAACCGCGAAAAATATATTGGTAGCGACGAAAACTGGGAGAAAGCTGAAAATGCGATTATTTCTGCTGCCAAAGACAAGAATTTAACAACTATGATTGAGTATGGTGAAGCGGCATTTTATGGCCCTAAGCTAGACTTTATGGTTAAGGATGCCTTAGGTCGTCAATGGCAATTGGGAACAATTCAGGTTGACTACAATTTACCTGAGCGTTTTGATTTAACCTACAAAGGTTCAGATGATCAACTGCACCGTCCGGTAATGATTCACCGAGCGCCTTTTGGATCTATGGAGCGTTTTATAGCTATCTTATTGGAGCATACCGCAGGAAATTTCCCGCTTTGGTTGATGCCAGAACAGGCTATTATATTGTCTTTGAGTGAGAAATATGAAAAATATGCTAAAATAGTTTCAGAATCGCTAGAAAATCACGAAATTCGCGCAATCTTAGACAACAGAAATGAGACAATAGGCAAAAAGATACGCGATGCCGAAGTGCAGAAGTATCCATTTATGCTGATTGTTGGTGAGGATGAGCAGTCGAACGGAACAGTTTCTGTTCGTCGTCATGGTCAGGAAGGGAAGGGTAATCAGACTCTAAAAATAGAGGAGTTTATCCAACTTGTCAATGAAGAAGTCGCAAAGACATTAAAAGTATTTAACGTTTAA